A window of Oncorhynchus tshawytscha isolate Ot180627B linkage group LG10, Otsh_v2.0, whole genome shotgun sequence contains these coding sequences:
- the LOC112260826 gene encoding endophilin-A2 isoform X2, translating to MSVAGFKKQFYKASQMVSEKVGGAEGTKLDEDFKDLEKRADVTSKAVVDVISKTSEYLQPNPASRAKLTMLNTVSKMRGQVKSPGYPQAEGLLGESMAKFGREMGEDTNFGGALVDVGESMKRLAEVKDSLDIDVKQNFIDPLQAVVDKDIKDIQHHLKKLEGRRLDYDYKKKRQGKIPDEELRSALEKFHESKEMAESSMHNLLETDVEQVSQMASLVESQLQYHKQAVQILEELTDKLRDRVNEAQSRPRREYTPKPKASFDYEEQEHSNGEYSPSANPPSYSSASEPCAKALYDFEPENEGELGFCEGDIIMLTNRIDENWLEGTIRGQSGFFPNNYVEVVVPL from the exons ATGGTCAGTGAGAAGGTCGGAGGTGCAGAGGGAACCAAGCTGGATGAAGACTTCAAAGATCTGGAGAAG AGGGCAGATGTGACCAGTAAAGCAGTGGTGGATGTCATCTCTAAAACATCGGAGTACCTGCAGCCCAACCCAGCGTCCAGGGCCAAGCTGACCATGCTGAACACGGTGTCTAAGATGCGGGGCCAGGTGAAGAGCCCTGGCTATCCCCAGGCTGAGGGGCTGCTGGGGGAGAGCATGGCCAAGTTCGGacgagagatgggagaggacaccAACTTTG GTGGCGCCCTGGTGGATGTGGGCGAGTCCATGAAGAGGCTTGCAGAGGTCAAAGATTCCCTGGACATCGATGTCAAACAGAACTTTATCGATCCACTGCAGGCTGTCGTCGACAAGGACATCAAAGACATCCAG caCCATCTGAAGAAGTTGGAAGGCAGGCGTCTGGACTACGATTATAAGAAGAAACGCCAGGGGAAGATCCCAGACGAGGAGCTGAGATCAGCCCTGGAGAAGTTCCACGAGTCCAAAGAGATGGCAGAGAGCTCCATGCACAACCTGCTGGAGACTGAT GTAGAGCAGGTGAGTCAGATGGCTTCTCTGGTCGAGTCACAACTGCAGTATCACAAACAGGCTGTGCAGATTCTGGAGGAGCTGACTGACAAACTCCGAGACAG GGTGAACGAGGCCCAGTCTCGCCCCAGGCGTGAGTACACTCCTAAACCCAAAGCCTCCTTTGACTACGAAGAGCAGGAGCATTCAAATGGAGAGTACTCCCCCTCTGCCAACCCCCCTTCATACTCCTCAG ccTCTGAGCCGTGCGCTAAGGCCCTTTATGACTTTGAGCCAGAGAACGAGGGTGAGCTGGGCTTCTGCGAGGGCGACATCATCATGCTGACCAACCGCATCGACGAGAACTGGTTGGAGGGCACTATCCGTGGCCAATCAGGATTCTTCCCCAACAACTATGTGGAAGTGGTGGTGCCCCTGTAA
- the LOC112260826 gene encoding endophilin-A2 isoform X1, which yields MSVAGFKKQFYKASQMVSEKVGGAEGTKLDEDFKDLEKRADVTSKAVVDVISKTSEYLQPNPASRAKLTMLNTVSKMRGQVKSPGYPQAEGLLGESMAKFGREMGEDTNFGGALVDVGESMKRLAEVKDSLDIDVKQNFIDPLQAVVDKDIKDIQHHLKKLEGRRLDYDYKKKRQGKIPDEELRSALEKFHESKEMAESSMHNLLETDVEQVSQMASLVESQLQYHKQAVQILEELTDKLRDRVNEAQSRPRREYTPKPKASFDYEEQEHSNGEYSPSANPPSYSSDVTSFHRTRSMKNSRHSSEPCAKALYDFEPENEGELGFCEGDIIMLTNRIDENWLEGTIRGQSGFFPNNYVEVVVPL from the exons ATGGTCAGTGAGAAGGTCGGAGGTGCAGAGGGAACCAAGCTGGATGAAGACTTCAAAGATCTGGAGAAG AGGGCAGATGTGACCAGTAAAGCAGTGGTGGATGTCATCTCTAAAACATCGGAGTACCTGCAGCCCAACCCAGCGTCCAGGGCCAAGCTGACCATGCTGAACACGGTGTCTAAGATGCGGGGCCAGGTGAAGAGCCCTGGCTATCCCCAGGCTGAGGGGCTGCTGGGGGAGAGCATGGCCAAGTTCGGacgagagatgggagaggacaccAACTTTG GTGGCGCCCTGGTGGATGTGGGCGAGTCCATGAAGAGGCTTGCAGAGGTCAAAGATTCCCTGGACATCGATGTCAAACAGAACTTTATCGATCCACTGCAGGCTGTCGTCGACAAGGACATCAAAGACATCCAG caCCATCTGAAGAAGTTGGAAGGCAGGCGTCTGGACTACGATTATAAGAAGAAACGCCAGGGGAAGATCCCAGACGAGGAGCTGAGATCAGCCCTGGAGAAGTTCCACGAGTCCAAAGAGATGGCAGAGAGCTCCATGCACAACCTGCTGGAGACTGAT GTAGAGCAGGTGAGTCAGATGGCTTCTCTGGTCGAGTCACAACTGCAGTATCACAAACAGGCTGTGCAGATTCTGGAGGAGCTGACTGACAAACTCCGAGACAG GGTGAACGAGGCCCAGTCTCGCCCCAGGCGTGAGTACACTCCTAAACCCAAAGCCTCCTTTGACTACGAAGAGCAGGAGCATTCAAATGGAGAGTACTCCCCCTCTGCCAACCCCCCTTCATACTCCTCAG ACGTCACGTCCTTCCACAGAACACGGTCCATGAAGAACAGTCGACact ccTCTGAGCCGTGCGCTAAGGCCCTTTATGACTTTGAGCCAGAGAACGAGGGTGAGCTGGGCTTCTGCGAGGGCGACATCATCATGCTGACCAACCGCATCGACGAGAACTGGTTGGAGGGCACTATCCGTGGCCAATCAGGATTCTTCCCCAACAACTATGTGGAAGTGGTGGTGCCCCTGTAA